Proteins from one Panicum virgatum strain AP13 chromosome 7K, P.virgatum_v5, whole genome shotgun sequence genomic window:
- the LOC120639952 gene encoding 3-ketoacyl-CoA synthase 6-like, with amino-acid sequence MHFIERTLHRSGIGEETSLPLAVRYIPPSRSLDDVRAEAELVIFLAIDDLLEKTGIAPSTIDRLVVNCSVFSPVPSLGDMILNRYKLRDDIHNVTLSGMGCSAGLISVGLARDLLRVRPAAQHEDVDGTLGMNISRNILATGANALKANFTAIGPLVLPHSVQLFYKLFLIMIKYSNGQVKQYHPDFRKAVQHWCIHPGGRPMIDKVQHSLGLSDEQMEPTRMTLHRFGNMSSSTIWYELAYIEAKGRMRKGDRVWMLGIGSGFKSNSAVWDCIRPAEEVDKAWASCIHRYPVATPTEALNTVS; translated from the exons ATGCAT TTCATAGAACGCACACTGCACCGTAGTGGCATCGGGGAAGAGACAAGCCTTCCTCTGGCAGTCCGATACATTCCACCCTCTAGAAGCTTAGATGATGTCCGTGCCGAGGCAGAGCTTGTCATTTTCTTGGCAATCGATGACCTACTAGAAAAAACAGGCATAGCTCCCAGCACCATCGATAGACTAGTTGTCAACTGCAGTGTCTTTTCACCAGTTCCATCCTTGGGTGACATGATCCTGAACCGATATAAGCTTCGAGATGACATCCACAATGTGACCTTATCTGGGATGGGTTGCAGTGCTGGACTAATCTCTGTGGGGCTTGCAAGAGACCTCCTTCGAGTTCGACCAGCAGCACAGCATG AAGATGTTGATGGCACGCTAGGCATGAATATATCTAGAAACATCTTAGCTACCGGTGCTAATGCATTGAAGGCCAACTTCACTGCCATTGGGCCACTAGTTCTTCCACATTCAGTTCAACTATTTTACAAACTGTTTCTCATCATGATAAAGTATTCCAACGGACAGGTCAAGCAATACCATCCAGACTTCCGAAAAGCAGTCCAGCACTGGTGTATCCACCCCGGGGGACGACCAATGATCGACAAGGTTCAGCACAGCCTTGGTTTGTCAGACGAGCAGATGGAGCCGACGCGTATGACACTCCATCGGTTTGGAAACATGTCTAGCAGCACAATTTGGTATGAGTTGGCTTACATCGAGGCTAAGGGTCGAATGCGCAAGGGTGACCGGGTGTGGATGCTTGGCATTGGCTCTGGCTTCAAGTCCAATAGCGCTGTTTGGGACTGCATCCGACCAGCAGAGGAGGTGGACAAGGCGTGGGCTAGCTGCATCCATAGATACCCAGTGGCAACCCCCACAGAAGCTTTGAATACTGTCTCGTGA